DNA sequence from the bacterium genome:
AAAGCAATGCCAAGTCACAAGACAAGAAGAAGAAAAATGGGAAAATGAAGATAAAAGCAATTCATTTCTGCTCTAAGTAAGCCTTATTCTCAAGGTAATCGATATTGATCTTAAACTTATCTAATAGTCCTGCAAATCCTATAAGAGGAGGGATTTCATCAGTATCGGCTAAATAGGCTTTAATCAGTAGCTCATTAGAGACTGCCTCCTCATCAACCAGAACACAACCAATCTCTCCCACTACTACTGGTAGGAAACATTCCTTCCTCGGTACTACTCCTCTTAATTCATATTCTGCTAACTTATGTACCTGACATTCACTCCAAATCCTTTTGGGTAAGGTAGAAACAGGAGCCCCCGTATCCACAATGGCTGGTGATAATTCTGTCCAACCATCCCTCGCTCTAAACCTTACCCCTCCAATAAGCCTGATCATTTCGATCTTAACACCCTTCTCTATAAGGTCTAAATTCAGATACCTTTTGAAATAGAGAGATATCTTAATAGACATGGGTTTTTGCCTCAATGAAAATATAAGGAATGTCCTCCCGATCTACCTTTTGGTGAGCAATTTTCTTCACCTCTCCCAGATCCTTGGAGGTAACCACTACCTCTTTGTTGGCTACCGCCACCCACATATCAGGGTAGCTTCTCGTCCATTCTGAATAATGCTCATAGGCCCAGTTAAAGTCTTCAGTATACTCCTTCGGAATGGGTTTAGGTTCTTTCAACTCTAAACACCTCCTCTCAAATAATCATATTCTTCTCCTCTCTACATCTAAATTATTACATAAAATTACGAAAAAGTCAATAAATTTTCTATTGCTTCTTTCTATTGGTCTATCAGATAAAGAAACAGCTTTACCAAACGATAATATACCTTATCCTGTATAATTATTGGATTGTCTCTTACTGTAGTGATCCACTCTCGGTTATAATCCCTTATCAAGATTGCCCAAATCAAACTATACCACATTTCATCCAATGTAAAGTTTGAAATAACAGATGGTATATTTTCTTTTTCTAACCTTTCCATAAAACCTTTACATGGGTGATAGTATTTTGCATCTTCTATACAAAAATTGATAATAAAAATTGCGTCAAGATATACAATTTCCGGAAGACAGACATTAAAATCCAATATCTTTCTTGCCAAGTTCAAACCCCCTTTCTTCTAACATTTGTTCTACATCTATAGGTTGTCCTACTTTAATCATTCCGAAGAGTTTTTTTAATGCCTTATGAGAATCAAGGCTTATTACACGCCCAAACAGCACTAACTTCGAATTCATACTTAGCTCCTTTATTTTTTCAGCGACTGGAGAACTCTCTTTTGTAATTTTGTGAGCAGTGGCATATTTCATTCTAACTACCTCCTTTTAATTTTTGGAACGCTCTCGGATAAAACCTGTTCCTGACAGAGCCTGCTCCTGACAGGCTCAGGAGTTTAGGAATTGAGCGTTGATTCTATTAGCCTTTCCATCTATCTATTTTTTTTCTTCCCCCCACTATTTTTGTGCAAAATTCTCTTTTTATCCTCCAAAATTTAATTAACGCCCAGTTTTTACCAATATAATTATAAGTAAGTATGAATTACTTAACAATATATCAAATAAAAACATGGAGGTGGTAACCTTGTTACCTAAGTCTAATAACTCATTAATCTTAACCCAATCTTTGCTTAAAAGAAAACAACGCCGAAAAATACAACTCTCTATCTATCGTATCAAAAAGAAAATTGCACAATTCTATAAAACTGGAGTTTCGTTAATTTAAGGAGCCATTGAGGCTATCTGAATCCTTATCAATCTGTTTATTTTGCTCAAAGATGGCAAAATTAGGTTCAAAAGTCTGATGATTTTTTTTGCAACTTATCCTTTGAA
Encoded proteins:
- a CDS encoding DUF5678 domain-containing protein, with the translated sequence MKEPKPIPKEYTEDFNWAYEHYSEWTRSYPDMWVAVANKEVVVTSKDLGEVKKIAHQKVDREDIPYIFIEAKTHVY